A genomic region of Zalophus californianus isolate mZalCal1 chromosome 11, mZalCal1.pri.v2, whole genome shotgun sequence contains the following coding sequences:
- the LOC113915528 gene encoding calpain small subunit 1-like, translating into MEDVEWRLLWGWGSEFPARCSQSSKDRNGEAAAQYNPEPPPPRTHYSNIEANESEEVRQFRRLFAQLAGDDMEVSATELMNILNKVVTRHPDLKTDGFGIDTCRSMVAVMDSDTTGKLGFQEFKYLWNNIKKWQAIYKQFDLDRSGTICSSELPGAFEAAGLHLNEHLYNMIIRRYSDEGGNMDFDNFISCLVRLDAMFRAFKSLDKDGTGQIQVNIQEWLQLTMYS; encoded by the exons ATGGAGGATGTT GAGTGGCGCCTACTGTGGGGTTGGGGCTCTGAGTTTCCTGCCAGGTGCAGCCAGAGCAGCAAAGATAGGAACGGTGAGGCAGCTGCACAGTACAACCCAGAGCCTCCGCCTCCACGCACCCATTACTCCAACATTGAGGCCAATGAGAGCGAGGAGGTCCGGCAGTTCCGGAGGCTGTTTGCCCAGCTGGCTGGAGATGACATGGAGGTCAGTGCCACAGAACTCATGAACATTCTCAACAAGGTCGTAACCCGACACCCTGATCTGAAAACTGATGGCTTTGGCATTGACACATGTCGCAGCATGGTGGCCGTGATGGATAGTGACACCACTGGCAAGCTGGGCTTCCAAGAATTCAAGTACTTGTGGAACAACATCAAAAAGTGGCAGGCCATATACAAACAGTTTGACCTTGACCGTTCAGGTACCATCTGCAGCAGTGAACTCCCAGGGGCCTTTGAGGCAGCAGGGCTCCACCTGAATGAACATCTCTACAACATGATCATCCGACGCTACTCGGATGAAGGAGGGAACATGGATTTTGACAACTTCATCAGCTGCCTGGTCAGGCTGGACGCCATGTTCCGTGCCTTCAAATCTCTTGACAAGGATGGCACTGGACAAATTCAGGTGAACATCCAGGAGTGGCTGCAGCTGACCATGTATTCCTGA